TGATTTCATCTACTCCGGAAACTATAGGCGTTTTTTCTTCTACAAGATTAAGCTCTGATGCACTTGGTACATAATATTCTGATTTATGATCGCTGATTTGAGTACCATTATAGGTAAACTGCTCTCCTGCAGCACAATCACAATGAGCTACAAATGGCTGACTTAAAAGTTGTTCGTCCTTATACTCATATTGATGCCTATAGGTCAAATAACCTCTAGCATTACACTTGGGACAACTACAGCTAATGATTTCCTTGTTTCTGTTTTCATATTTCCAATATTCTTGTAAAAATAAGGATATAGGTGGAAGGCTTTTGCTATCAGCTTTTTTATACTGATCAATCAACTTGTCACATTTTTTAAAATCGAGGGTTCCTATAGACTTCATCCATTCAACCTTAACACCGTCGTCACCAAAGTTATGAAATGTAAATACTGCCTGTAACCGCTTTATTGTTCTATCAGCTTCACTCTTTGTCAAAATACTCATCCCCTATCTCGTCAAGTATATGCTGATTACTGTCTGTACTTTTTGACTTTGCCTGTATACCTTTTTGGTTTGATACCTCTTTAAGTGTAAATATTCCTTGCCAGCTATTTAATATTGATTGGTTTAGTACCTCAATCTTAGATTGCTCATTGTCAGCAAGCCTGTCCAACTTTTTAAGTAATAAGTTTAATGCATATTCTGATTTAATTGGTTTTTTCAGCCCTTGCCTGAACCTTATAAATTCATTAATTGTATTTCTAAGGTCTGGGTTTGTTGTGTAATTATCAACTATAAATTGAAAAATTTTCGTGTTATTATATTTAGTATTTGTATTAGTATTTGTATTTGTATTTGTATTTGTTGTACTGCATTTTTGAAGTAGGTCGTCCTCTATTTTTGAAGTAGGTGGCACTTCACTTATGAAGGTACTGCATTTTTGAAGCTCCTCTATTTTTGAAGTAAGTATATAATATTTATTTCCAATTCCTGTTACAGTCTCTTTTTTTAAATAGCCTTTTCTTACCAATCCGTTTAGGCTATTTATTAAAGTTTTGTCATGTTTAACTTTACTTACATTTTTAAGTTGCTTGTAGCTAGGGAATGCATATCCTTTTACTTTGTTATTAAACCGTATTAAGGTAATTACTATTAATAGTTCTTCTTTGTTTAAATTCTCATCCTCAAATATGTAGTTTGGAATTACTGTAAAACCGTTTTCGCCCACTAAACCACCGCCCTAAATCTTTCTGAGCTTACCATATTGGTTTTTGTCTGCAATATTTTCCTCCATTACCGGGTTTTTAAGCCACTCTTCAAACCAATCAACATTTATTAAGTATTTTGCTCCAATCTTTACAAATTTGATTTTCCCCTGTTTCAATAAACTTCTTAACATTGTTGGGTTTACTGCTGTCTGTGGATCGTTTTCCTTAAAGTATGCCACCGTTTGTTCAACTGTTCTCATTTTAGTCGTTGCCATTTTCTAAGCCTCCCTTTTACTTTTACTCAGTTCCCCTGTATTAGCTTCCATCCAGTGAAGAAAAGCTTCTTTAGGTACTACAATGCGTTTCCCAATACGCAAAGAAGGGAACCCTTGACTGTTCATCAAGTTGTAGGCTCCTGCCTTGGAAATGTTTAAACAAGATGCGACATCGTCACTGTTTAATGAAATTGGCAATTCTTCAGTGCTTTTGTATTTTATATCCATATACACTCCTCCTTTTGATTGATTTTTATTTTTTTATTAGATATAATGTATGTAATAGATGTAATAGTTTATTGCAATTAATACATTACACCTTAAACATATTATAACGTAATATATTTTAACATTACAACTATTACAATATATTACATAGGAGATTTTTTATGAAAAACATTATTTATGCAAAAAATATTAGAGCTTCTATATATAAACCTAAAAAGTGTGAAATTATATCCATTAACGGTATTACTTACATAGGTGGATCAAATAGTATAAAAGAATATTCGGAAGCAGTTTTAAAAAATAGTGCTGATATAGAACAAATTATTTCTAGAGCTATGGAAGTTGAGAAAATGATTGAGTATGATGCTTTTTCAATAAAAGAAGATATTTTACTAAGGTATATTAAACTAGGAGAGATTTTAGACAAAATGGGAATTGTAGACAAGTTTTATAGTAACTCTGAATGCACATGTATGATTGAGAGTCTTGATGACCTTAAGGACGACTCTTTTGAATACTTTACAAGCCCTGAAAATAAAGAGTTAATTGACAATAGCATTTTGGATTTTGTAAATGATTTTGGTCTTGTCGGTGTTAATGATATTCAAGATTATTTTTGGGGTGTTAATTCTCTTGGGGAATTAGACAATTTTACTATTTCCATTATTGCTGAGCCTATTTCACTGATAGTAAATGACATTTGTTGCTTTTATTCTTTTGTAAAACATGCTAATCCAGAATACGATATGGATTTTGATATTAAAGTTTCCTTATATTGCAATCAAAATAAAGTGTGGAAGTCAGAGTATGTATTTAAATCACTATGGCACTTAATAAGATATTCTCTTGTATCTACGTTAACGAGTGATGGAGAAGGATTAAGACAATGTCCACAATGTAATTCTTGGTTTATTCCGAGCAACCCTAAGGCCGAATATTGCTCTGCAGCTTGTAGAAATAGATATAATGTTTATAAGTGTAGGAAAGCCAAAAAAGAAAACCAGTAATATAAGTTCTTACAAGAAATTGTCTGAATCTACTTTATATAAAACATAAACAAGGAGTGATAACCATGGCCAGCATAAGACAAAGAGGAGAAAACTCATTTCAGGTAACTGTTTCAAATGGATACGATAGTAAAGGCAAAAAACTCTTAAAAACAAAGACAATAAACATAGACCCTCGATTAACAGAAAAACAGAGAGAAAAAGAACTTCAAAAACAAGTTGTATTATTTGAAGAAGAAGTTAAATCCGGTTCTTACTATGAACCAACTAAAATGACTATGTCTGAATTTATTGAATTATGGCTTGATAAGAAGAAAAACAACATTGAAAGTAAGACACATCAAGGTTATTCCGGACTTTTAAAAGGTAGGGTTTTAAAAGTTATGGGTGATACTAAGATAATAGACTTAAAACCTCTTCATCTTATTAACTTTTACGAGAATCTTCAAGAATTAGGCATCAGAGAAGATGGCCGGGAAGGAAAATTATCGACTAATTCTATCTTGCACTATCATAGAGCTTTAAATGCCATGTTTGGTGATGGTGTTCGTTGGGGGCTAATTAAAGAAAACCCATGTTCAAAGGTTAGACCACCTAAAGTAGTGAAAAAAGAAATGAGCTGTCTTGACGAAGACCAAATTCCCCAACTAATAAGCGCTTTATGCAATGAACCTATAGACATAAGCACTTTTATTACATTAGACTTGGTAACAGGCTTAAGACGTGGAGAGTTATGTGGACTCCAGTGGGATAATGTTAATTTAAAAGATAATACAATAGTAGTAGAACAGGCTGTAAGTTATACCCCTGAAACCGGTACTATAATAAAAACTCCGAAAACCAAGTCATCTATTAGAAAGATTACTATTCCTAAAACAACAAGTGACCTATTATCTATATATCGTAAGTGGTGGCTTGAACAAAAAATAAAAGTAGGCGACCAATGGCAAAAATCTGCTAGAGAAGAGGTTGAAAAGAACGGACAAACATGGGAAGATCCTGAGTATTTATTTACTACTTGGGACGGTTACGTTATGCATCCAGACACTTTAACTAAAACTTTTAAAAAATTTATTAAAAGAAACAATTTACCCGATATAAGGCTCCACGACCTAAGACATACAGCTGCTACAATGTTAATCCATGCAGGATTAAACATCAGGGCTGTTGCCGCCAGAATGGGGCATGAAAACCCCAACGTTACATTAGCAATATACTCACATGCCCTGCTCAGTGCAGACAAACAAGCTGCTGACGTAATGGGAAATTTGATAAAAAAGAAACCCCAAAATGAAAAAGTTGAATAAATTTAATAACTAAAACCTTAGGACATTTCGTTTATGAAGTGTCTATATATTTTATAAATTCTTATAAAATTCAGTATCTTTAGTAGTCAAATAGTAGTCAAATCAATCATCAACAATAAAATATACTTAAAACCAAAACCCCTCAAAGCTTTATGCCTCAAGGGGTTAAAATGGAGCTGGTAAGCGGAATCGAACCGCTGACCTGCTGATTACGAATCAGCTGCACTACCGACTGTGCTATACCAGCATATATTCAATTTTTTGTCTGCATCCTATATATTAACACGAAATTATCTTATGTTCAATTGCTAGAGAATTGACTTCACTTGACAGTATCTGAATAATGTTGGGCAATATCTCCTCTGGACAATAATTAAATTGTAGGAGGAGATTTCAATTATGACAGCACAAGATCGTATAGTTAAAAACAAAATGAGCCTGATTGAGTTGGCCGAATATCTTCAAAACGTAAGTGAAGCATGTAAAATTCATGGAGTCAGCAGACAGCACTTCTATGATATTAAGAAAGCTTACGAGGAAAATGGTCTGGAAGGATTAAAGGACAAGACCAGAAGAAAGCCTTGTATGAAAAACAGGGTTGCTCCAGAAACTGAGGAAGCCGTATTAAGAATAGCATATGAAAAGCCGGCATACGGGCAGCTCAGGGCAAGTAACGAACTGAGAAAACAAGGAGTTCTTGTATCAGCCGGAGGGGTAAGATCAATCTGGCAGAGATATAATATAGAAACCTTTGACAAGAGACTCAAAAAGCTTGAAGAAAAGGCTGCCAAGGAAGGCATACTTTACACTGAAGATCAGCTCGCTGCTCTGGAAAAGGCACAGCAGGAAAAGAATATATCCATAGACGAGATAGATACCCAGCACCCGGGATATTTGCTGGCACAGGACACTTTCTATGTGGGCTATATCAAAGGTGTTGGACGTATATATCAGCAAACTGCCATAGATACTTATTCGGCAGTGGGATTCGCAAAATTATATACAGCCAAGGTACCAGTAACAGCAGCAGATATATTAAATGACAGAGTCTTACCGTTCTTTGAGAATCATATGATACCGATAATGAGAGTACTCACAGACAGAGGAACGGAGTACTGTGGAGCACCTGAGAAACACTTGTATGAGTTATTTCTGCAGATGAACGACATTGAGCACACAATGACAAAGGCTAAAAGCCCTCAAACAAACGGTATATGCGAGCGTTTTAACCAAACAATTCTGAATGAATTTTATAAACCCGCATTCCGAAGGACAATGTATAAATCAGTTGAACAAATGCAGGAGGATTTGGATTTTTATATGCTGGAATACAACGAAGAGCGAACACATCAGGGGAAAAGGTGTAAAGGCAAGACGCCGATGCAGACATTTCTTGACAGCTTGCCTCTTGCCCGAGAGAAGCTCCTGAATGATCCTGCGAGTTAATTTGTAGGGTCTAGCCCGCCCGGCGATGAGGGCAAAAAAGATATCAGACCAGGCGCCGGTTTGACATAGAAAGGCACCTCCATATTGGAAGTGCCGAATAAACAAAACTTAATATTTCCCAGAGGAGTGTCAACCCAAGTACCGTTCAGGACAGTTCAATTATATTGTATGGTTTATTTTTTAGCTAAAGAAGGTATTATATTAAAAATAATTTCACGCATAGCGTTTTCGTCATTACTTACAGTAACTATGTCAGCAGCATCTTTAACGCATTCCCGGGCATTACCAACGGCAATACCTACATCAGCCAACCTTATCATTTCAATATCATTATCATAATCACCGACAGCGATAATTTTTTTATCCCTGTACAGGTGTGAATTTTTTAGTCTCTGCAAGGCAAAACCCTTTGAAACATTCTTTTTAATGAGCTCAAGATAAAAAATCTGTGAAAAGAAACTGTCAATCTTATCAGATAAATTAAATTCTTCAAATGCAAGCTGTGCTTTTTGAAGGTTTTCCGGGCTATCATACAGAAGCACTTTAATCCAGTCCATTTTCATAACCTCATCAAGTGTAGTCCTGCTGAACACCTGTTTTTCATTCTCTACATAGGGGTCAACTATGTGGTCAGGTGTTATTATGTACATCATTTCAGGTGTGAATATTTCAACTACCATATTTTTGCAGTTATTTATGCAATAACTAATATAATTCTCAACTGCATTCCTGTCCAGGAATGCAGTTTCCAGAAACCGCTCCTCTTGGAAGCTATAAATTCCTCCTCCGTTATACAGGATGCAAGGACCGTTTAAGACCAGATTTCTAACGTAGGGACGAATATTATCCTTTGTTCGGCCTGTAGCAACCGCAAAGCTTCCGCCGTATTTCATAAAATGGCTAATTGCATCTAAATTCTCCTGTGAAA
This genomic stretch from Ruminiclostridium cellulolyticum H10 harbors:
- a CDS encoding helix-turn-helix domain-containing protein, translating into MGENGFTVIPNYIFEDENLNKEELLIVITLIRFNNKVKGYAFPSYKQLKNVSKVKHDKTLINSLNGLVRKGYLKKETVTGIGNKYYILTSKIEELQKCSTFISEVPPTSKIEDDLLQKCSTTNTNTNTNTNTNTKYNNTKIFQFIVDNYTTNPDLRNTINEFIRFRQGLKKPIKSEYALNLLLKKLDRLADNEQSKIEVLNQSILNSWQGIFTLKEVSNQKGIQAKSKSTDSNQHILDEIGDEYFDKE
- a CDS encoding helix-turn-helix domain-containing protein, whose amino-acid sequence is MATTKMRTVEQTVAYFKENDPQTAVNPTMLRSLLKQGKIKFVKIGAKYLINVDWFEEWLKNPVMEENIADKNQYGKLRKI
- a CDS encoding helix-turn-helix domain-containing protein, giving the protein MDIKYKSTEELPISLNSDDVASCLNISKAGAYNLMNSQGFPSLRIGKRIVVPKEAFLHWMEANTGELSKSKREA
- a CDS encoding site-specific integrase; the encoded protein is MASIRQRGENSFQVTVSNGYDSKGKKLLKTKTINIDPRLTEKQREKELQKQVVLFEEEVKSGSYYEPTKMTMSEFIELWLDKKKNNIESKTHQGYSGLLKGRVLKVMGDTKIIDLKPLHLINFYENLQELGIREDGREGKLSTNSILHYHRALNAMFGDGVRWGLIKENPCSKVRPPKVVKKEMSCLDEDQIPQLISALCNEPIDISTFITLDLVTGLRRGELCGLQWDNVNLKDNTIVVEQAVSYTPETGTIIKTPKTKSSIRKITIPKTTSDLLSIYRKWWLEQKIKVGDQWQKSAREEVEKNGQTWEDPEYLFTTWDGYVMHPDTLTKTFKKFIKRNNLPDIRLHDLRHTAATMLIHAGLNIRAVAARMGHENPNVTLAIYSHALLSADKQAADVMGNLIKKKPQNEKVE
- a CDS encoding IS481-like element ISCce1 family transposase codes for the protein MTAQDRIVKNKMSLIELAEYLQNVSEACKIHGVSRQHFYDIKKAYEENGLEGLKDKTRRKPCMKNRVAPETEEAVLRIAYEKPAYGQLRASNELRKQGVLVSAGGVRSIWQRYNIETFDKRLKKLEEKAAKEGILYTEDQLAALEKAQQEKNISIDEIDTQHPGYLLAQDTFYVGYIKGVGRIYQQTAIDTYSAVGFAKLYTAKVPVTAADILNDRVLPFFENHMIPIMRVLTDRGTEYCGAPEKHLYELFLQMNDIEHTMTKAKSPQTNGICERFNQTILNEFYKPAFRRTMYKSVEQMQEDLDFYMLEYNEERTHQGKRCKGKTPMQTFLDSLPLAREKLLNDPAS
- a CDS encoding Cof-type HAD-IIB family hydrolase; this encodes MFDYNKYLLISDLDGTLINSQHFISQENLDAISHFMKYGGSFAVATGRTKDNIRPYVRNLVLNGPCILYNGGGIYSFQEERFLETAFLDRNAVENYISYCINNCKNMVVEIFTPEMMYIITPDHIVDPYVENEKQVFSRTTLDEVMKMDWIKVLLYDSPENLQKAQLAFEEFNLSDKIDSFFSQIFYLELIKKNVSKGFALQRLKNSHLYRDKKIIAVGDYDNDIEMIRLADVGIAVGNARECVKDAADIVTVSNDENAMREIIFNIIPSLAKK